One Streptomyces coeruleorubidus DNA segment encodes these proteins:
- a CDS encoding diaminopimelate decarboxylase → MGAHIEAEEARDFGAGRAARREQAVRAAVEQGLLGPDSPIVGLLDVIGIRESVAQLRAAFDAVVAPGTPVLHAFAVKATPLVPVLRLLREEGVGAEVASPGELALARAAGLGPEMTVLDSPAKTPGELREALALGIAVNADNPQELDRIDGLMIPHSPKGVGGAPIAASRSPLGIRVNPQIGGGSIESTSTATATSKFGVALRDEGAREWVVRAYLDRPWLTRLHAHTGSQGVPLSLMARGVATTYELAEEINRRAGRRQVDTLDIGGGLPVNFASDATTPTYAQYARMLAEEVPGLFDGRYGLVTEFGRSLLAKHGTVVARVEYAKSAGGRPVAVTHAGVQVATRTVYAPGVWPLRIAAYDSKGRPKEGPAVVQDVAGPACFSGDLLAEGCALPLLEQGDFAAALDTGAYYFAHHYAYNSLVRPGVYGFGPGSEGGVAFAVVRKAQTVEEVVAESGGAQVDALLGGQGAWGLS, encoded by the coding sequence ATGGGCGCACACATCGAGGCAGAAGAGGCACGCGACTTTGGCGCCGGGCGGGCGGCCCGGCGGGAGCAGGCGGTACGGGCCGCCGTGGAGCAGGGGCTGCTCGGGCCCGACAGCCCCATAGTCGGGCTGCTGGACGTCATCGGCATCCGGGAGTCGGTGGCGCAGTTGCGGGCGGCGTTCGACGCGGTCGTGGCTCCGGGCACACCCGTGCTGCACGCCTTCGCGGTGAAGGCGACCCCGCTGGTGCCGGTACTGCGGCTGCTGCGCGAGGAGGGCGTCGGCGCGGAGGTGGCGAGCCCGGGCGAGCTGGCGCTGGCACGGGCGGCGGGGCTGGGCCCGGAGATGACGGTGCTGGACTCGCCGGCCAAGACGCCCGGGGAGCTGCGCGAGGCGCTGGCGCTGGGCATCGCCGTCAACGCGGACAATCCGCAGGAGCTGGACCGCATCGACGGCCTGATGATCCCCCACAGCCCGAAAGGCGTGGGAGGTGCCCCCATCGCGGCCAGCCGCTCACCGCTCGGGATACGGGTGAATCCGCAGATCGGCGGGGGTTCCATCGAGTCGACGTCCACGGCCACGGCCACGTCGAAGTTCGGGGTGGCGCTGCGCGACGAGGGGGCCCGGGAGTGGGTCGTCCGGGCGTATCTGGACCGGCCGTGGCTGACCCGGCTGCACGCGCACACCGGGTCCCAGGGGGTCCCGCTGTCCCTGATGGCGCGGGGCGTGGCCACGACGTACGAGCTGGCGGAGGAGATCAACCGGCGGGCCGGGCGGCGGCAGGTCGACACGCTCGACATCGGCGGCGGGCTGCCGGTGAACTTCGCGTCGGACGCGACGACGCCGACGTACGCGCAGTACGCGCGGATGCTGGCCGAGGAGGTGCCCGGGCTGTTCGACGGGCGGTACGGACTGGTGACGGAGTTCGGGCGGTCACTGCTGGCGAAGCACGGGACGGTCGTGGCGCGGGTCGAGTACGCCAAGAGCGCGGGCGGCCGGCCGGTGGCGGTCACGCACGCGGGCGTGCAGGTCGCGACGCGGACGGTGTACGCGCCGGGGGTCTGGCCGCTGAGGATCGCCGCGTACGACTCCAAGGGGCGCCCGAAGGAGGGTCCGGCCGTGGTGCAGGACGTGGCCGGACCGGCGTGCTTCTCGGGCGACCTGCTGGCCGAGGGGTGTGCGCTGCCGTTGCTGGAGCAAGGGGACTTCGCGGCGGCGCTGGACACCGGGGCGTACTACTTCGCGCATCACTACGCGTACAACTCGCTTGTCCGGCCCGGGGTTTACGGGTTCGGGCCGGGAAGCGAGGGGGGTGTCGCCTTCGCGGTGGTGCGTAAGGCGCAGACGGTCGAGGAGGTTGTGGCGGAGTCCGGAGGGGCGCAGGTCGATGCGCTGCTGGGCGGGCAGGGGGCGTGGGGGCTGTCGTAG
- a CDS encoding MurR/RpiR family transcriptional regulator translates to MSVTDSPAARLQALFEGHRLTPTQRRIAHSMVRRAADVPFLSSVELAELAGVSQPSVTRFAVALGFDGYPALRRHLREVAPAEPAADAGSSNEYQQAVEAEIENLRHLAEALADPRPVQRAGRLLAASRPLPVLGLRAAAAQAHGFAYFAAKVHPDVRLLNEGGTMLHDRIDAAVRAGATALLCFALPRHPREVVDTLDYAGQAGLTVVTVADSAFAPVAKVSDVLLPAAVGTGLAFDTACAPMLLGRVLLEAMCDDLPEAQSRLEEFDAKAAARGLFVD, encoded by the coding sequence ATGAGCGTGACCGACAGCCCTGCCGCGCGGCTGCAGGCGCTCTTCGAGGGCCACCGGCTGACGCCGACCCAGCGGCGCATCGCGCACAGCATGGTGCGACGCGCCGCCGACGTGCCGTTCCTGTCGAGCGTGGAGCTCGCCGAGCTGGCCGGGGTCAGCCAGCCGTCCGTGACCCGCTTCGCCGTCGCCCTGGGCTTCGACGGCTACCCGGCCCTGCGCCGTCACCTGCGCGAGGTCGCGCCCGCCGAACCCGCCGCGGACGCCGGGTCCTCCAACGAGTACCAGCAGGCCGTCGAGGCCGAGATCGAGAACCTGCGGCATCTGGCGGAGGCCCTGGCCGACCCCCGGCCGGTGCAGCGGGCGGGGCGTCTCCTCGCGGCCTCCCGCCCGCTCCCCGTCCTCGGACTGCGGGCGGCGGCAGCCCAGGCGCACGGCTTCGCCTACTTCGCCGCCAAGGTCCACCCCGACGTACGGCTCCTCAACGAGGGCGGCACGATGCTCCACGACCGCATCGACGCCGCCGTCCGGGCCGGGGCGACCGCACTGCTGTGCTTCGCGCTGCCCCGGCACCCCCGCGAGGTCGTCGACACCCTCGACTACGCCGGACAGGCCGGGCTGACCGTCGTCACGGTCGCCGACTCCGCCTTCGCACCGGTGGCCAAGGTGTCCGACGTGCTGCTCCCCGCCGCCGTCGGCACCGGCCTCGCCTTCGACACGGCCTGCGCCCCGATGCTGCTCGGCCGGGTCCTGCTGGAGGCGATGTGCGACGACCTGCCCGAAGCCCAGTCCCGCCTGGAGGAGTTCGACGCGAAGGCGGCGGCGCGGGGGCTGTTCGTGGACTGA
- a CDS encoding TetR/AcrR family transcriptional regulator → MPKLWNETIDAHRREVRDAILDSAAALAAENGPLSVTMSQIAGKAGIGRATLYKYFPDVEAILHAWHAREIAGHLARLTEVRDRTDGARERLEAVLEAYALTNQGSHSHHDTDLGAFLHQDSGSHLAHAHQHLHHMIQDLLSEAAQAGDVRDDIPPAELTRYCLSALAAARTLPSRAAARRLVTVTLAGVRPPHD, encoded by the coding sequence GTGCCGAAGCTGTGGAACGAGACGATCGACGCGCACCGCCGCGAAGTGCGCGATGCCATCCTGGACAGCGCCGCCGCCCTGGCGGCCGAGAACGGCCCGCTTTCGGTGACGATGTCTCAGATCGCCGGGAAGGCCGGCATCGGGCGGGCCACGCTGTACAAGTACTTCCCGGACGTCGAAGCGATCCTGCACGCCTGGCACGCGCGCGAGATCGCCGGTCACCTCGCCCGACTGACGGAAGTCCGGGACCGGACCGACGGGGCGCGTGAGCGCCTCGAAGCGGTCCTGGAGGCCTACGCCCTCACCAACCAGGGCTCCCACAGCCACCACGACACGGACCTGGGCGCGTTCCTGCACCAGGACAGCGGCAGCCACCTGGCCCACGCGCACCAGCATCTTCACCACATGATTCAGGACCTGCTGTCCGAAGCGGCACAGGCCGGCGACGTCAGGGACGACATCCCGCCCGCCGAACTCACCCGCTACTGCCTAAGCGCCCTGGCGGCGGCACGAACCCTGCCGTCCCGGGCCGCCGCGCGGCGCCTGGTCACGGTCACCCTGGCCGGCGTGCGCCCTCCACACGACTGA
- a CDS encoding DUF5134 domain-containing protein: MGSPALNGTLAAVAALVAVVSAARLAATDSGEARFAAGGDLVMAGGMAAMFLPATAATFGDHGLWWVTAFTAVGLGGVVLSVRHARRHGLRHGRRWAHHIIGSAAMVIMTLAMPGTNAAPVLALGGHSMTGMDHGHGHGHGSGTVGMAGMAGMEGMDHSSGSTAHDMTAGAAHSSASGDSTSVWRVVFIALALYFLLSIVAAVWARLRGTDRRAGAGRAAGRGRWARRLLALPDAIVVFAASLAISVWDKTRPGGDRRRADAAAGHRSRRRPPGTSPGAALTAHIGMGGTMGAMLVMMAA, from the coding sequence ATGGGAAGTCCGGCCCTGAATGGGACGCTTGCGGCGGTCGCCGCACTCGTGGCCGTCGTGAGCGCGGCCCGGCTGGCCGCCACCGACAGCGGAGAGGCCCGGTTCGCGGCCGGAGGTGATCTCGTCATGGCCGGCGGCATGGCCGCGATGTTCCTGCCCGCGACGGCGGCCACCTTCGGGGACCACGGCCTGTGGTGGGTGACGGCGTTCACCGCCGTCGGCCTGGGTGGCGTGGTCCTGTCCGTACGCCACGCTCGGCGGCACGGCCTGCGACACGGCCGCCGCTGGGCGCATCACATCATCGGCAGTGCCGCCATGGTGATCATGACGCTCGCCATGCCGGGTACCAACGCGGCCCCGGTCCTCGCTCTGGGCGGGCACTCGATGACCGGCATGGATCACGGGCACGGCCACGGGCACGGATCCGGCACCGTGGGGATGGCGGGCATGGCCGGGATGGAGGGCATGGACCACTCCTCGGGGTCGACCGCCCACGACATGACGGCCGGCGCCGCCCACAGCTCCGCGTCGGGAGACTCCACTTCTGTGTGGCGTGTCGTATTCATTGCCCTTGCCCTGTACTTCCTGCTCTCGATCGTCGCGGCCGTATGGGCGCGGCTGCGTGGCACCGACCGACGAGCGGGTGCGGGCCGCGCCGCGGGCAGGGGCCGCTGGGCGCGGCGGCTCCTCGCCCTGCCCGACGCGATCGTGGTGTTCGCCGCGTCCCTGGCCATCTCCGTCTGGGACAAGACGCGGCCGGGAGGCGACAGGCGCCGGGCCGACGCGGCGGCGGGCCACCGAAGCCGCCGTCGCCCACCGGGCACGTCACCGGGCGCGGCGCTGACGGCCCACATCGGCATGGGCGGCACGATGGGCGCCATGCTCGTCATGATGGCGGCCTGA
- a CDS encoding F510_1955 family glycosylhydrolase — MNKRPAAMAATALALALTLASCSGNGDSADSTGSSAASGTTVSHIHGLGLDPGDQRLYVATHEGIYTPGPKGEPELVGDSKDDFMGFTVAGDKTFYASGHPASGGNKGLIKSTDAGETWKSLSLSGESDFHALESAHGTVYGYDVTNGLVRTTKDGVSWKDGARLEALDMAVSPGDPGVVLATTAEGVARSGDGGRTFAPGKEPVMAFLSWTAKNGLYGIDTSGGLNRSTDGGTTWKKVSTVPGGRPQALTAVGAEHVLAATQTGVFESKDGGKTFSKRLTVASSGGH, encoded by the coding sequence ATGAACAAGCGCCCTGCCGCCATGGCAGCCACCGCCCTGGCTCTCGCCCTCACCTTGGCCTCATGCTCCGGCAACGGAGACAGCGCAGACTCGACCGGCTCGTCCGCCGCCTCCGGGACGACCGTCAGCCACATCCACGGTCTGGGGCTGGACCCCGGCGACCAGCGCCTCTACGTCGCCACCCACGAAGGCATCTACACCCCCGGCCCCAAGGGGGAGCCCGAGCTGGTAGGAGACAGCAAGGACGACTTCATGGGATTCACCGTGGCCGGTGACAAGACGTTCTACGCCAGCGGCCACCCGGCCTCCGGCGGCAACAAGGGACTCATCAAGAGCACCGACGCGGGCGAGACCTGGAAGTCGCTGTCCCTGTCCGGCGAGTCCGACTTCCACGCCCTGGAATCCGCCCACGGCACCGTCTACGGCTACGACGTCACCAACGGCCTGGTGCGCACGACCAAGGACGGCGTCTCCTGGAAGGACGGGGCCCGGCTGGAAGCTCTGGACATGGCGGTCAGCCCCGGTGACCCCGGTGTCGTCCTGGCCACCACCGCCGAGGGCGTCGCCCGCAGCGGCGACGGCGGAAGGACTTTCGCCCCGGGGAAGGAGCCGGTGATGGCCTTCCTCTCCTGGACCGCGAAGAACGGCCTCTACGGCATCGACACCTCCGGCGGCCTCAACCGCAGCACGGACGGCGGCACCACATGGAAGAAGGTCTCCACCGTGCCGGGCGGCCGGCCGCAGGCGCTCACCGCTGTCGGCGCAGAGCATGTCCTTGCCGCCACTCAGACCGGGGTGTTCGAGTCGAAGGACGGCGGCAAGACCTTCAGCAAGCGCCTGACCGTTGCGTCGAGCGGCGGCCACTGA
- a CDS encoding DUF305 domain-containing protein: MTAYKHALNRRLSRRLAVVGAITAGGLLLAGCGGNDMKDMDHGSGSSASASASPTQATGENPAPGAFNDTDVMFAQMMIPHHEQALEMSKLADGRASDAEIKTLAAEIEKAQDPEIRTMKSWLKAWGKPESAGESMPGMDHGSGGMDHGSGMSGMMSDEDMKKLEAAKGTEFDRMFAELMIEHHKGAITMAEDEQKKGRNATAKKLAADVVSAQSAEVEKFEKILDRL; encoded by the coding sequence ATGACTGCCTACAAGCACGCCCTCAACCGTCGCCTGAGCCGCCGTCTCGCGGTGGTGGGCGCCATCACAGCGGGCGGGCTGCTGCTCGCCGGCTGCGGCGGGAACGACATGAAGGACATGGACCACGGGAGCGGCAGCTCCGCCTCCGCCTCCGCCTCGCCGACGCAGGCGACGGGTGAGAACCCGGCACCCGGCGCGTTCAACGACACGGACGTCATGTTCGCGCAGATGATGATTCCGCACCACGAGCAGGCCCTGGAGATGTCCAAGCTCGCGGACGGCCGGGCCTCCGACGCGGAGATCAAGACCCTGGCCGCGGAGATCGAGAAGGCCCAGGACCCCGAGATCCGGACCATGAAGTCCTGGTTGAAGGCCTGGGGCAAGCCGGAGTCCGCCGGGGAGAGCATGCCCGGCATGGACCACGGATCCGGCGGCATGGACCACGGGTCCGGGATGTCCGGAATGATGTCCGACGAGGACATGAAGAAGCTCGAGGCCGCCAAGGGCACCGAGTTCGACCGGATGTTCGCGGAGTTGATGATCGAGCACCACAAGGGCGCGATCACCATGGCGGAGGACGAGCAGAAGAAGGGCCGTAACGCCACGGCCAAGAAGCTCGCCGCCGACGTCGTGAGCGCTCAGTCCGCCGAGGTCGAGAAGTTCGAGAAGATCCTCGACCGGCTCTGA
- a CDS encoding DUF6153 family protein, producing MSGRLRAGGAFGYLLLVVLLTLGVFAMHTMGHPEESSGHGMGGAVPAVAGAHHDSSAQNTAPLTEPEVTAEHGTAASTAKSPVHDLPSGMDPMSVCLAVLTVWLLGLFLHALVVRRHERLTALLARSMALARPSTPPPRPLLSQLSVLRI from the coding sequence ATGAGCGGGCGGCTGCGGGCGGGTGGGGCCTTCGGGTATCTCCTGCTGGTCGTCCTGCTCACGCTGGGCGTGTTCGCCATGCACACGATGGGCCACCCGGAGGAGTCGTCCGGGCACGGCATGGGTGGTGCTGTCCCCGCTGTCGCGGGCGCGCACCACGACAGCTCGGCCCAGAACACCGCGCCCTTGACCGAGCCCGAGGTGACGGCCGAGCACGGGACCGCGGCGTCGACGGCCAAGTCGCCGGTGCACGACCTCCCGAGCGGCATGGACCCGATGTCCGTGTGCTTGGCGGTTCTCACCGTGTGGCTGCTCGGGCTGTTCCTCCATGCGCTGGTGGTCCGCCGACATGAGCGGCTGACCGCCCTTCTCGCTCGATCGATGGCCTTGGCGCGTCCCAGCACCCCACCGCCGAGACCGCTCCTCTCCCAGTTGTCAGTTCTGCGGATATAG
- a CDS encoding sulfite exporter TauE/SafE family protein, with amino-acid sequence MTTAQNLVPLRSTRSVPAVVGAGVAIGVLGGMIGLGGAEFRLPLLISLFGFAALSAVIVNKAMSLVVVLVALPARLAAVPAAEVAARWPVAVNLLAGSLLGAWAGAAWAVRMRGTTLYKVLAALMVLMAAALVVTHTTPVGALALPLWAQVPCGVVAGFGIGVVAAIMGVAGGELLIPTIVLLFGEDIKTAGSLSLLVSLPTMLVAFARYSRDGGFAVIGANLRFTLVMAAGSVAGALLGGLLLGVFPDLVLIPTLAVILLVSAVKLARHD; translated from the coding sequence ATGACCACGGCGCAGAACCTCGTTCCTCTCCGCTCGACGCGCTCGGTACCTGCGGTGGTCGGTGCGGGAGTGGCCATCGGCGTTCTGGGAGGGATGATCGGGTTGGGCGGCGCGGAGTTCCGCCTGCCGCTGTTGATCAGCCTCTTCGGGTTCGCCGCGCTCTCGGCCGTCATCGTGAACAAGGCGATGAGCCTGGTCGTGGTCCTGGTCGCGCTGCCGGCCCGTCTGGCAGCGGTCCCGGCCGCCGAGGTGGCCGCACGCTGGCCTGTCGCGGTCAACCTGCTGGCCGGCAGCCTGCTGGGTGCCTGGGCCGGAGCGGCCTGGGCGGTGCGCATGCGCGGCACCACTCTCTACAAGGTGCTGGCAGCGCTGATGGTGTTGATGGCTGCCGCCCTGGTGGTCACACACACCACCCCCGTGGGGGCGCTCGCGCTGCCGCTGTGGGCCCAGGTGCCGTGCGGTGTCGTGGCCGGCTTCGGTATCGGGGTGGTCGCGGCGATCATGGGCGTGGCCGGAGGCGAGCTGCTGATCCCGACGATCGTGCTGCTGTTCGGAGAGGACATCAAAACAGCAGGAAGCCTCTCCCTGCTGGTGTCGCTGCCGACGATGCTCGTGGCCTTCGCCCGGTACAGCCGTGACGGCGGTTTCGCGGTGATCGGCGCCAACCTCCGCTTCACCCTGGTCATGGCCGCGGGCTCCGTCGCCGGCGCGCTGCTGGGCGGGCTGCTCCTGGGTGTGTTCCCGGACCTGGTGCTCATCCCCACGCTGGCCGTGATCCTGCTCGTCTCCGCGGTCAAGCTCGCCCGTCACGACTGA
- a CDS encoding MFS transporter: MTHSAAGAPHTAEHDRHPPADPRRWAALALICLAQFMLILDVTVVNVALPDMAADLDLGRETLTWVVTAYTLCFGGLMLLGGRLADALGARRTLLAGLALFTAASLVTGLAENAPTLLGGRIGQGAGAALLSPAALSIVTTTFHGTERNKALGVWAAIGGTGSAAGVLLGGALTDGPGWEWVFYLNVPVGLFLLVALPAFVPARAPQPAPLDIPGALLVTAGTAALIYGLVKAGDTGWADASTLLPLAGAVLAHAAFAAVERAGRAPLMDLRMFTRRPVLAGAFLMLIATALLIAFFFLGSVYLQHVRDFSPLGTGLVFLPVAVATGIGAHLGSRLVGRIGSRPTAVGGMVVAAVGSIPLTRLSESGSVYAGLLPGFVIASLGIGAVFVTATTTALAMVEHREAGLASGVVNTFHEVGGSIGVAVVSTVAASGFERGAAAGFADAFTVCAVAAAAGAVVALGLVPRGKPQSTGGPHVH, from the coding sequence ATGACTCACTCCGCAGCCGGTGCGCCGCACACGGCAGAACACGACCGTCACCCGCCCGCCGACCCGCGCCGCTGGGCGGCCCTCGCGCTGATCTGCCTCGCGCAGTTCATGCTGATCCTCGACGTCACCGTCGTGAACGTCGCCCTCCCCGACATGGCGGCCGACCTCGACCTCGGCCGGGAGACTCTGACCTGGGTGGTCACCGCCTACACCCTGTGCTTCGGTGGGCTGATGCTGCTCGGAGGCCGGCTCGCCGACGCTCTCGGCGCCCGCCGCACCCTGCTGGCCGGCCTCGCCCTCTTCACCGCCGCCTCACTGGTCACGGGTCTGGCCGAGAACGCCCCGACGCTGCTCGGGGGCCGAATCGGTCAGGGGGCCGGCGCGGCCCTGCTTTCCCCGGCCGCGCTCTCCATCGTCACCACGACCTTCCACGGCACCGAACGCAACAAGGCGCTCGGCGTCTGGGCGGCGATCGGCGGCACCGGCTCCGCGGCCGGCGTGCTGCTCGGCGGGGCCCTGACCGACGGGCCCGGCTGGGAGTGGGTCTTCTACCTCAACGTGCCGGTCGGGCTGTTCCTGCTGGTCGCCCTGCCCGCCTTCGTCCCGGCCCGTGCTCCGCAGCCCGCACCGCTCGACATCCCGGGCGCGCTGCTCGTCACCGCGGGCACCGCCGCCCTGATCTACGGCCTGGTCAAGGCGGGGGACACCGGCTGGGCGGACGCCTCGACCCTGCTGCCGCTGGCCGGGGCGGTGCTCGCCCACGCGGCCTTCGCGGCGGTCGAACGGGCCGGCCGGGCCCCGCTGATGGACCTGCGGATGTTCACCCGGCGCCCGGTGCTCGCCGGGGCCTTCCTGATGCTGATCGCCACGGCGCTGCTGATCGCGTTCTTCTTCCTGGGGTCCGTCTACCTACAGCACGTCCGGGACTTCAGCCCGCTGGGGACCGGGCTGGTGTTCCTGCCCGTCGCCGTGGCCACCGGTATCGGCGCCCACCTCGGGTCCCGGCTCGTCGGCCGGATCGGCAGCCGCCCGACCGCTGTCGGGGGCATGGTCGTCGCGGCCGTCGGAAGCATCCCGCTGACCCGGCTGTCGGAGAGCGGCAGCGTGTACGCGGGGCTCCTGCCGGGCTTCGTGATCGCCTCCCTCGGCATCGGCGCCGTGTTCGTCACCGCCACGACCACCGCGCTGGCCATGGTGGAGCACCGGGAGGCGGGGCTCGCCTCCGGGGTCGTCAACACCTTCCACGAGGTGGGTGGTTCGATCGGCGTCGCCGTCGTCTCGACCGTCGCGGCCTCCGGCTTCGAGCGGGGCGCGGCGGCTGGCTTCGCCGACGCGTTCACGGTCTGTGCCGTGGCAGCCGCTGCCGGTGCCGTCGTCGCCCTGGGCCTCGTGCCGCGCGGCAAGCCGCAGTCGACGGGCGGTCCGCACGTGCACTGA
- a CDS encoding TetR/AcrR family transcriptional regulator, giving the protein MSVESVKRPPSGPRAELKRQAIVRAARELFLREGFGVGMDTIAAEAGVSKVTVYNHFGSKEALFTAVITNALDEPLAGESSAALEGLAKADDLRAALVEAARTWVHAVRTNHEVTALRNLVAAELHRFPELGEAWRHRGAESHHPAVAGALRALTEQGRLEIPDLQVAIIQFYGLLVFPHMVFSSYGTHIDEDMTDRLITGGVDMFLGHYGPRDA; this is encoded by the coding sequence ATGAGCGTGGAGAGCGTCAAACGGCCCCCCAGCGGACCCCGCGCGGAGCTCAAGCGGCAGGCCATCGTCCGGGCCGCCCGCGAGCTGTTCCTGCGGGAGGGGTTCGGCGTGGGCATGGACACCATCGCCGCCGAGGCAGGCGTGTCCAAGGTGACCGTCTACAACCACTTCGGCAGCAAGGAAGCCCTGTTCACGGCTGTCATCACCAACGCACTCGACGAACCGCTCGCCGGTGAGTCCTCGGCCGCGCTGGAGGGCCTGGCCAAGGCCGATGACCTGCGGGCCGCCCTCGTCGAGGCGGCCCGCACCTGGGTTCACGCCGTCCGCACCAACCACGAGGTCACCGCCCTGCGCAACCTCGTCGCCGCCGAGCTCCACCGTTTCCCCGAGCTGGGCGAGGCCTGGCGGCACCGCGGCGCGGAAAGCCACCACCCCGCAGTCGCAGGCGCCCTGCGCGCCCTCACCGAGCAGGGCCGACTGGAGATCCCCGACCTGCAGGTGGCGATCATCCAGTTCTACGGGCTCCTGGTCTTCCCCCACATGGTCTTCAGCTCCTACGGCACGCACATCGACGAGGACATGACGGACCGTCTCATCACCGGCGGCGTCGACATGTTCCTGGGCCACTACGGCCCACGGGACGCATAA
- a CDS encoding MFS transporter has translation MKGLLTQVRSYERSVQLLMVNQFTINLGFYMLMPYLAAHLSGTLGLAGWIVGLVLGVRNFSQQGMFLVGGTLADRLGYKPMIVAGCVLRTLGFATLGLVDSLPALLAASAATGLAGALFNPAVRAYLAADAGERRVEAFALFNVFYQAGILLGPLAGMVLTGVDFRVTCLVSAAIFALLSVVQIRALPARRPEDAKRQDSDGGQGVLAQWRGILANRPFLLFSLAMIGSYVLSFQVYLALPLEVRRLGGDGEFGTAAVAMLFAVSGLTTILGQTRVTAWCKARYEPGQALVRGLAAMGLAFVPLLLATAVPVPESRIGLWLLAAVPPTLAALLLAIGTMIAYPFEMDTIVRLSGDRLVATHYGLYNTICGIGITVGNLGTGAALDAARAAGMPALPWISLIALGLACAAALYGLHRTGRLAAQPASEPLTATV, from the coding sequence GTGAAGGGGCTGCTCACCCAGGTTCGGTCCTACGAACGCAGCGTCCAGCTGTTGATGGTCAACCAGTTCACCATCAACCTCGGCTTCTACATGCTGATGCCCTATCTGGCCGCCCACCTCTCCGGCACCCTCGGGCTGGCCGGCTGGATCGTGGGACTCGTTCTCGGCGTACGGAACTTCAGCCAGCAGGGCATGTTCCTGGTCGGCGGCACGCTCGCCGACCGGCTCGGCTACAAGCCGATGATCGTCGCCGGGTGCGTGCTGCGCACCCTCGGCTTCGCGACGCTCGGACTGGTCGATTCCCTGCCCGCCCTGCTCGCCGCCTCCGCGGCCACCGGGCTGGCCGGTGCGCTGTTCAACCCGGCCGTACGGGCGTACCTCGCGGCCGACGCGGGCGAGCGCAGGGTCGAGGCGTTCGCGTTGTTCAACGTGTTCTACCAGGCAGGCATTCTGCTGGGCCCGCTGGCGGGCATGGTGCTGACCGGCGTCGACTTCCGCGTCACCTGCCTGGTGTCCGCCGCGATCTTCGCGCTGCTGAGCGTCGTACAGATCCGCGCGCTGCCCGCCCGCAGGCCCGAGGACGCCAAGCGGCAGGACAGCGACGGCGGTCAGGGCGTGCTCGCCCAGTGGCGCGGCATCCTCGCCAACCGGCCGTTCCTGCTCTTCTCCCTCGCCATGATCGGTTCGTACGTCCTGTCCTTCCAGGTCTACCTGGCGCTGCCGCTGGAGGTGCGCCGGCTCGGCGGCGACGGCGAGTTCGGCACGGCGGCGGTCGCGATGCTCTTCGCCGTCTCCGGGCTGACAACGATCCTCGGTCAGACGCGGGTGACGGCGTGGTGCAAGGCGCGGTACGAGCCCGGGCAGGCGCTCGTGCGCGGGCTGGCGGCGATGGGCCTGGCCTTCGTGCCCCTGCTGCTGGCCACCGCCGTGCCCGTACCGGAGTCCCGGATCGGGCTGTGGCTGCTCGCGGCGGTTCCACCGACGCTCGCCGCGCTGCTGCTGGCCATCGGCACGATGATCGCCTACCCGTTCGAGATGGACACCATCGTCCGCCTCTCCGGTGACCGCCTCGTCGCCACCCACTACGGGCTGTACAACACGATTTGCGGCATCGGTATCACCGTCGGGAACCTCGGCACGGGCGCCGCGCTCGACGCCGCGCGGGCGGCCGGGATGCCGGCGCTGCCGTGGATCTCGCTGATCGCGCTCGGCCTGGCCTGCGCTGCCGCGCTGTACGGGCTGCACCGCACCGGTCGACTGGCGGCGCAGCCCGCCTCCGAGCCGCTGACCGCGACCGTCTGA